Proteins from a genomic interval of Pseudomonadota bacterium:
- a CDS encoding thioredoxin domain-containing protein, giving the protein MNRLKKEKSAYLQHAAKHKIDWYPWSEEAFERAKTEDKPVFLSSGAIWCHWCHVMAKESFEDEEVAALLNEYFIAVKIDRDERPGFKSVLKAIGTMYQQKKEVVNESSQEILRHMKQESLAPGNLDVSMLEAAKKSILSGFDPIHGGFGGAPKFSMPGAMEFLMGRYSYDKDSALGNAIKTTLICMANGGIHDQLGGGFHRYSTDEAWIIPHFEKMADDNAWLLRNYVHAYGIFGDESFKEVSEGIIDFLLNELSYPDGGFYSSQDADITPDDEGGYFIWKNDDFRKILNDDEYRVLSPYLLHEKGAMRHDASKRVLYITEGIEEIAGKSGMDVEKANKIIDIGKTKLLLERKKREKPFVDKALYTSLNGMLISAFFEAYKAIKDEEIKEFALKSLEKILAVNFIDERLFHVEGVDALLDDYVNLVGAFIGAHGVTGDASYLNMADKFMRACIGKFWDNENNGFFDTEEDVIGTRLKVTEDAPHPSANSVGIMNLIKLSNMPGSEEYLNYAEKALKCFSLIAQPMGIHGGYYYCALDAFFHEGKGNIC; this is encoded by the coding sequence ATGAACAGGCTTAAAAAGGAAAAATCTGCCTACCTGCAACATGCAGCAAAACATAAAATAGATTGGTATCCCTGGTCTGAGGAGGCATTTGAAAGGGCAAAAACAGAGGACAAGCCTGTATTTCTGAGTTCAGGTGCTATCTGGTGTCATTGGTGCCATGTCATGGCAAAAGAAAGCTTTGAAGACGAAGAGGTGGCAGCTCTGCTGAATGAATATTTTATTGCTGTCAAAATTGACCGGGATGAAAGGCCGGGTTTTAAATCCGTCCTGAAGGCAATCGGCACCATGTATCAGCAGAAGAAAGAGGTAGTGAATGAGAGTAGCCAGGAAATTCTCCGTCATATGAAGCAGGAGAGCCTTGCACCGGGCAATCTGGATGTGTCGATGCTCGAAGCTGCGAAAAAAAGCATCCTTTCAGGCTTTGATCCAATTCATGGTGGGTTTGGGGGGGCGCCCAAATTTTCCATGCCCGGGGCAATGGAGTTTCTCATGGGCAGATATTCTTATGATAAAGACAGCGCCCTTGGAAATGCCATTAAAACAACCCTCATATGTATGGCAAACGGAGGTATTCATGATCAGCTCGGGGGCGGGTTTCACAGGTACTCAACGGATGAGGCATGGATTATTCCCCATTTTGAGAAGATGGCCGATGATAATGCGTGGCTTTTAAGGAATTATGTCCATGCATACGGTATTTTCGGTGATGAATCGTTTAAGGAGGTCTCGGAAGGCATCATTGATTTTTTATTAAATGAGCTTTCCTATCCGGACGGAGGGTTTTATTCAAGCCAGGATGCAGATATTACGCCTGATGATGAAGGTGGATACTTTATATGGAAGAATGATGATTTCAGGAAAATCCTGAATGATGATGAATACAGGGTTTTGTCTCCTTATCTGCTTCACGAAAAGGGCGCCATGCGCCACGATGCTTCAAAAAGGGTGCTTTATATTACAGAAGGGATAGAAGAAATTGCAGGAAAGAGCGGCATGGATGTTGAAAAAGCAAACAAAATTATCGATATAGGGAAGACAAAACTGCTTTTGGAGAGAAAAAAAAGGGAGAAGCCTTTTGTGGACAAAGCTTTATATACGTCTCTCAATGGTATGCTTATTTCAGCTTTTTTTGAAGCATATAAGGCGATTAAAGACGAGGAGATAAAGGAATTTGCATTAAAAAGTCTCGAAAAGATTCTGGCCGTCAATTTCATCGATGAACGGCTTTTCCATGTTGAGGGCGTAGATGCCCTCCTTGACGATTATGTCAATCTTGTCGGGGCATTCATAGGGGCTCATGGAGTTACAGGAGATGCCTCGTACCTTAACATGGCAGATAAGTTCATGCGGGCGTGCATCGGCAAATTCTGGGACAATGAAAACAATGGTTTTTTTGACACCGAAGAAGATGTGATAGGTACAAGGCTCAAAGTAACGGAAGATGCCCCGCACCCTTCAGCCAATTCAGTGGGCATTATGAACCTCATTAAACTTTCCAACATGCCGGGAAGCGAAGAATATCTCAACTATGCGGAAAAGGCCCTGAAATGTTTTTCCTTAATTGCACAACCGATGGGAATTCACGGGGGTTATTACTATTGCGCGCTGGATGCGTTCTTTCATGAAGGCAAGGGAAATATTTGTTAA
- a CDS encoding PhoH family protein: MEEKTEEEYLRLSFEDINVARNLFGTRDENIKHLKKCFNIKVSVRGNHLTIIGNKSDLENANKVITEIHGIAKRGLAVKPSDIDQAARYIAHSHNSADDLYKDQIYIFPSKKTIAPKTKNQKTYVDAIKKFDMVIGIGPAGTGKTYLAMAMALSSFYKKEVSRIILTRPAIEAGEKLGYLPGTMYEKVNPYLRPLYDALYDMVDMERASRLVEKGVIEIAPLAFMRGRTLNDAFVILDEAQNTGSEQMKMFLTRLGFSSKTVITGDITQIDLPDKKTSGLVEIQGILKGIKGIQFVYFTEKDVVRHPLVQKIIRAYEKKKTTTEGIGNAERKG; encoded by the coding sequence TTGGAAGAAAAAACTGAAGAAGAGTATTTAAGGCTGTCCTTTGAAGATATAAATGTAGCCCGTAATCTGTTTGGCACAAGAGATGAGAATATAAAGCACCTGAAAAAGTGTTTTAACATTAAAGTCAGCGTCAGAGGTAACCATCTTACCATCATCGGGAATAAAAGCGACCTCGAAAACGCTAACAAAGTTATAACAGAAATCCATGGCATAGCAAAAAGAGGGCTTGCCGTAAAACCCTCCGATATAGACCAGGCGGCAAGATATATCGCCCATAGCCATAATAGCGCCGATGATTTGTACAAAGACCAGATTTATATATTTCCATCTAAAAAGACCATTGCCCCGAAGACAAAAAACCAGAAGACATATGTTGATGCAATAAAAAAATTTGACATGGTTATAGGCATAGGCCCAGCCGGTACAGGGAAAACATATCTTGCCATGGCAATGGCTCTCTCATCCTTTTACAAAAAGGAGGTGTCGAGGATAATCCTCACCAGGCCGGCTATCGAAGCAGGGGAAAAACTCGGCTATCTTCCCGGAACCATGTATGAAAAGGTAAACCCTTATCTGAGACCGCTTTACGATGCGCTCTATGACATGGTAGATATGGAAAGGGCATCCAGGCTTGTAGAAAAGGGTGTTATAGAAATAGCCCCGCTGGCATTCATGAGGGGAAGGACACTGAACGATGCCTTCGTTATTCTTGACGAAGCACAGAACACCGGATCGGAGCAGATGAAAATGTTCCTCACAAGGCTGGGTTTTTCTTCCAAGACAGTCATTACCGGCGATATTACCCAAATTGACCTGCCCGATAAAAAAACAAGCGGTCTTGTGGAAATTCAAGGCATTCTTAAGGGGATAAAGGGAATACAGTTTGTATATTTCACTGAAAAAGATGTTGTAAGACATCCCCTTGTTCAGAAAATCATAAGGGCTTATGAAAAGAAGAAAACAACTACAGAGGGCATAGGCAATGCAGAACGGAAAGGATAA
- a CDS encoding HDIG domain-containing protein — MQNGKDKPSPYLKYGKFLIFLFLSIILSLIISIKNQYGITEYQYGDIAKENIKSPVDTYIPNMDIIVKKGEIIIREGERVGEDHLNKLYAFKNLEKEKSPNLVKAFYLSLLLFLFMVIIYEYADRNIKKFSLSEKDLIFGAVLLTFTTVMVKLPFLVFEYFTQKYAPDLFYIVPIFLFGIIMRVALFSEAAIVFSIFFATIMGFAFENSMLIFIYTLVGNVLASYFSGKCENRNTILKAGLYTAFIMSFIMLLFNLFIGQTLSNLPVKIAFILLSGIGSSFIALGLLPVIEHIFDYTTDVKLLELANLEHPLLEDMMVNAPGTYHHSIIVGNLSKAAAESIEAHPLLTRVSSYYHDIGKLKMPHYFIENQKGFEDAHKTLSPNMSALIILSHVKEGVELAEKYRLGKKIKDIIKEHHGTSLVSFFYSRAKELEDPELHVIDKQDFRYTGPKPQTKEAGIVMLADSVEASSRMLDDPTPKRIENHVRDVIENIFLDGQLDECELTLKDLHAIQKSFITILLGIFHHRIEYPERAEHDGAHKRLTKVSENGQTTHKKNHGRSVDIFKAAG, encoded by the coding sequence ATGCAGAACGGAAAGGATAAACCTTCTCCTTATTTAAAGTACGGTAAATTCCTGATATTCCTTTTCCTTTCCATTATCCTGTCGTTGATTATCAGCATTAAAAACCAATATGGCATAACCGAATACCAGTATGGTGATATTGCAAAAGAGAATATTAAATCCCCGGTTGATACGTATATACCCAATATGGATATTATTGTTAAAAAAGGGGAGATTATTATAAGAGAAGGCGAAAGGGTCGGGGAAGATCATTTGAACAAACTATATGCCTTCAAAAATCTTGAAAAAGAAAAATCTCCAAATCTCGTGAAAGCTTTCTATCTCTCTCTTCTGCTTTTCCTCTTCATGGTAATCATATACGAATATGCAGACAGGAATATTAAAAAATTCTCTCTCTCAGAAAAAGACCTGATTTTTGGTGCAGTCCTGCTAACGTTTACAACCGTAATGGTAAAATTGCCCTTTCTTGTTTTCGAGTATTTTACCCAAAAATATGCGCCTGATCTTTTTTACATTGTGCCGATATTTCTGTTTGGAATAATAATGCGTGTGGCTCTGTTCTCGGAAGCAGCGATTGTCTTCTCCATTTTCTTTGCAACAATTATGGGTTTTGCCTTTGAAAACAGTATGCTTATATTCATTTACACATTGGTTGGGAATGTCCTCGCATCATATTTTTCAGGAAAATGTGAGAACAGAAATACAATACTCAAGGCAGGTCTGTATACCGCATTTATTATGAGCTTTATCATGCTTCTTTTTAATCTGTTTATTGGCCAGACTCTTTCCAACCTTCCTGTGAAGATAGCCTTTATTCTGCTCAGCGGTATTGGAAGCAGCTTCATCGCCCTTGGCCTTCTTCCTGTGATAGAGCATATATTCGATTATACTACTGACGTAAAGCTGTTAGAGCTTGCAAACCTCGAACACCCCCTTCTTGAAGACATGATGGTTAATGCCCCTGGCACATATCACCACAGCATAATTGTGGGTAATTTATCAAAGGCGGCGGCAGAAAGCATCGAGGCGCATCCATTGCTTACAAGGGTTTCCTCATATTACCATGATATCGGGAAGTTGAAAATGCCCCACTATTTTATCGAGAACCAGAAAGGTTTTGAGGATGCCCACAAAACTTTATCCCCGAATATGAGTGCCCTCATCATTCTTTCCCACGTGAAAGAAGGGGTAGAACTTGCTGAAAAATACAGGCTTGGGAAGAAGATAAAAGACATTATAAAAGAACATCACGGAACAAGCCTTGTGAGCTTTTTTTACAGCAGAGCGAAAGAGTTGGAGGATCCCGAACTGCACGTAATAGACAAACAGGATTTCAGATACACCGGTCCAAAACCGCAGACAAAAGAAGCCGGCATAGTAATGCTGGCAGATTCAGTGGAAGCGTCTTCCAGAATGCTCGATGATCCGACACCGAAAAGAATAGAAAACCATGTCCGGGATGTGATAGAGAATATCTTTCTTGATGGACAACTTGATGAGTGCGAGCTGACGTTAAAAGATTTACATGCGATACAAAAAAGCTTTATAACAATACTCCTGGGTATATTCCATCACAGAATCGAATATCCGGAAAGGGCAGAACATGACGGTGCTCATAAAAGACTCACAAAGGTCTCTGAAAACGGACAAACAACGCATAAAAAAAATCACGGAAGATCTGTTGACATCTTTAAAGCTGCAGGATAA
- the ybeY gene encoding rRNA maturation RNase YbeY, with protein sequence MTSLKLQDKALSILFVNNNTIKKMNKSYFGKDRPTNVISFSYMDGFSCEVIGDIAISLERAKEEAEEADCHFYERVFALIIHGLLHISGFDHESGKNESRRMKYREKKLMDYVYSHELYKILVPQNQK encoded by the coding sequence TTGACATCTTTAAAGCTGCAGGATAAAGCCTTAAGCATACTATTCGTCAATAACAATACGATTAAGAAGATGAACAAAAGCTACTTCGGGAAAGACAGACCTACAAACGTTATATCTTTTTCGTATATGGACGGCTTCTCCTGTGAAGTTATAGGTGATATTGCTATTTCTCTGGAAAGGGCAAAAGAGGAAGCCGAAGAAGCGGATTGCCATTTCTACGAAAGGGTCTTCGCCCTCATTATACACGGTCTCCTTCATATTTCAGGATTTGATCATGAAAGCGGGAAGAATGAATCCCGAAGGATGAAATACAGGGAAAAGAAGCTTATGGATTATGTATATTCTCACGAGTTATATAAAATACTTGTGCCACAAAACCAGAAATAA
- a CDS encoding ParB/RepB/Spo0J family partition protein, producing the protein MATKKTVENPEFLYLSLGDILIEEQVRSGIDTEGESFKSLMESIKDRGILEPVLVTPKDGKYLLLCGERRYLAAQKLELPSVPARVVDAITQKDEILAFQLTENLQREDLNPIDQAKGILAYIQARHPDNGYDVTGVMNELVNYDRRPEDLSKEIADTVSAISEISGKSIRTLSRTISLLKLSDEIQAAIREGKLPVSQGYIFASHLDCVDLKKVFDSIMAQPVTNSTLERMLTRKSEPPKKPAHPTLSRQRTSVKSIRTAIEENAGKYKKEDLEELFNDLCVLCDYVQQQAAATVSTKPRKPQL; encoded by the coding sequence ATGGCAACAAAGAAAACAGTGGAGAATCCGGAGTTTTTATACTTGTCTTTAGGTGACATACTTATTGAAGAACAGGTTCGTTCAGGCATTGATACAGAGGGTGAGTCCTTCAAATCCCTCATGGAATCGATCAAAGACCGGGGCATCCTTGAACCTGTGCTTGTGACGCCAAAAGACGGCAAATATCTCCTGCTTTGCGGAGAACGCCGTTATCTGGCAGCACAGAAACTTGAACTCCCATCTGTCCCGGCACGAGTTGTGGATGCAATAACTCAAAAAGACGAGATACTTGCCTTCCAATTGACGGAAAACCTCCAGAGGGAGGACTTAAATCCCATAGACCAGGCAAAGGGCATATTGGCCTATATTCAGGCAAGACATCCGGATAATGGGTACGATGTAACCGGTGTTATGAATGAGTTGGTGAACTATGATAGAAGACCTGAGGACCTATCCAAAGAAATTGCAGACACTGTGTCTGCAATTTCTGAAATCTCTGGAAAGTCAATACGGACGCTGTCTCGCACAATTTCACTCTTAAAACTCTCCGATGAGATTCAAGCCGCTATCCGGGAGGGAAAACTACCTGTTTCTCAGGGTTACATCTTTGCCTCCCACCTTGATTGTGTCGATCTCAAAAAGGTATTCGACAGCATCATGGCACAACCTGTGACCAACTCCACCCTTGAAAGAATGCTCACCCGGAAATCAGAACCGCCAAAGAAACCTGCGCACCCCACGCTCTCACGACAGAGGACAAGCGTTAAAAGCATAAGGACCGCTATCGAAGAAAATGCGGGCAAATATAAAAAAGAAGACCTTGAGGAGCTCTTTAATGATCTATGCGTCCTCTGTGACTATGTTCAGCAGCAGGCCGCTGCCACAGTATCGACAAAGCCGCGCAAACCGCAGTTATGA
- a CDS encoding LysE family transporter: MSIFSLFSIGFILGLTGAMAPGPLLTITIGESAKRGGIVGPMVVLGHGILEFLLLILIIFGLGSILNNKIIFSIIALAGGIILIYMGYGTIKDLKHYQLSATPSTTQKGMHPVIAGIVVSLSNPYWFIWWITIGMGYVMFAKGLGIKGVLAFFVGHILSDFVWYSFISYGIQFGGKFFSLKVIKAILLVCSIFLICFGGYFIFKGCGFLLYRG, encoded by the coding sequence ATGAGTATATTCAGCCTTTTTTCCATTGGATTCATACTCGGACTGACGGGCGCAATGGCGCCGGGCCCGCTTCTAACGATAACTATCGGCGAATCTGCAAAACGCGGCGGCATAGTCGGGCCCATGGTTGTCCTTGGTCATGGCATTCTTGAATTTTTATTGCTTATTTTAATCATATTCGGCCTGGGCAGTATTCTCAACAATAAGATCATCTTTTCAATTATAGCCCTTGCCGGGGGCATCATCCTTATATACATGGGCTATGGCACCATTAAAGATCTTAAACACTATCAATTGTCGGCAACACCATCAACAACACAGAAGGGAATGCACCCTGTCATTGCCGGCATTGTTGTAAGCCTTTCAAATCCATACTGGTTCATCTGGTGGATTACGATAGGTATGGGTTATGTAATGTTCGCAAAGGGCCTGGGCATCAAAGGCGTTCTCGCTTTTTTCGTCGGTCACATACTTTCCGATTTTGTGTGGTACAGCTTTATTTCATACGGTATCCAATTCGGCGGTAAATTTTTCAGCTTAAAAGTAATCAAAGCCATCCTGCTGGTATGCAGCATTTTTCTGATATGCTTCGGGGGTTACTTTATTTTTAAAGGCTGCGGCTTTCTATTATACCGGGGCTAA
- the lnt gene encoding apolipoprotein N-acyltransferase yields MALIPLICSLEKDNMRRNFLSGFITGIVSYLGLIYWVVVAMNRYGGIDIYTSFLILILFVLYLAFYIAVFTFTVPFIESKLSIPFYISAPVVWVLLEYLRSIGLTGFAWSMMAYSQHNFLPFIQVVSVTGPYFVSFLIVAINCIFSQIFIGRAEKIVEIKDREDKRIRTKHLSPSGYTFFIYIGVIAAFFTIALVYGYSRMNTKDEGNLKVAIIQGNILQDVKWDEAFKMRIARTYYQKTLEAGKGANLIIWPETAMPFVFNDEIYAKNFIKELPAILKANLLFGTVSKDNKGKYSNAAYVYNEAGELTGNYNKVHLVPFGEYTPLIKYLPFLANFTAAGGDFIAGETHKPIETTAGKIGILICYEGTFPHITNDTVKRGGQVLVNITNDAWFGKTSAPYQHLAFYVFRAIETDRYVLRAANTGISAIIDPRGRIRQKTGIFTEDAIQGNFSLRNGQTFYVRYGDYFVLMAFLLLASLCGINFLKFRIKGGRG; encoded by the coding sequence ATTGCCCTTATACCGTTGATCTGCTCATTGGAAAAAGATAACATGCGCCGTAACTTCCTTTCAGGTTTTATTACGGGAATTGTCTCCTATCTCGGGCTCATTTACTGGGTTGTTGTTGCAATGAACAGATACGGGGGCATAGATATATACACAAGCTTCCTGATACTTATCCTGTTTGTTCTGTATCTGGCTTTTTACATTGCAGTCTTTACCTTTACCGTACCCTTTATTGAAAGCAAATTATCAATCCCTTTTTACATATCTGCGCCTGTTGTCTGGGTACTCCTGGAATACCTGAGAAGCATTGGACTTACCGGCTTCGCCTGGTCGATGATGGCCTATTCCCAGCATAACTTTCTCCCGTTTATACAGGTTGTGTCTGTTACGGGCCCATACTTTGTATCATTTCTGATAGTAGCCATAAACTGTATTTTTTCTCAAATTTTCATCGGGAGGGCCGAAAAGATTGTTGAAATAAAAGATAGAGAGGATAAAAGGATAAGGACAAAACATTTAAGCCCCTCCGGATATACCTTCTTCATCTATATTGGAGTAATAGCAGCGTTTTTTACAATAGCGCTTGTATACGGCTATAGCAGGATGAATACGAAAGATGAGGGAAACCTGAAGGTTGCGATTATTCAGGGTAACATATTGCAGGATGTGAAGTGGGATGAAGCCTTTAAAATGAGGATTGCAAGGACCTATTACCAGAAAACTCTTGAAGCCGGGAAGGGTGCAAATCTTATTATATGGCCGGAGACTGCAATGCCTTTCGTTTTTAACGACGAGATATACGCAAAGAACTTCATCAAGGAACTGCCCGCTATCCTTAAGGCTAATCTTCTCTTTGGAACAGTCTCAAAAGACAATAAGGGGAAATACAGCAATGCTGCATATGTTTACAATGAGGCTGGTGAATTGACGGGAAATTACAATAAAGTCCATCTTGTTCCCTTTGGAGAATATACCCCTCTTATTAAATATTTGCCTTTTCTTGCAAATTTTACTGCAGCCGGGGGCGACTTCATTGCAGGAGAAACACACAAACCGATTGAAACAACGGCCGGAAAAATCGGCATCCTCATATGTTATGAAGGCACATTCCCTCACATAACAAACGATACGGTAAAGAGAGGCGGCCAGGTACTTGTAAATATTACTAACGATGCATGGTTCGGGAAAACCTCGGCTCCTTATCAGCATCTTGCTTTTTATGTCTTCAGGGCAATTGAGACTGACAGGTATGTTCTGAGGGCTGCCAACACCGGAATAAGCGCAATCATAGACCCGAGAGGGCGTATCAGACAAAAGACGGGCATATTTACCGAAGACGCCATACAGGGCAACTTCTCTTTACGCAACGGGCAGACATTTTATGTAAGATACGGAGATTATTTTGTCCTCATGGCGTTCCTGCTTCTCGCGTCTCTTTGCGGGATTAATTTTTTAAAATTCAGGATTAAAGGAGGTAGGGGTTGA